Genomic window (Sphingosinicella microcystinivorans):
CCTATGTGCAGGCCGGCACCGTGATCGCGGTGCTGCGCGCCGTCGAGCAGACCGCGGACCTCGCCAGCGCCGAGGCGCGCTCGCGCGAGACGCAGCAGCAGCTCGACCGCCTGCGCGAACTCCAGCAGCGCGGCTTCGCCACCAACGCCAGCATCGACGCCCAGATCGCCGCGCGCGATCAGGCGCGCGCGCAGGCGAGCGCGATCCGCGCGCAGATCGGCGACCGCATCATCCGCGCGCCCTTCTCCGGCGTCGTCGGCCTGCGCCGCCTGTCGCCGGGCAGCGTCGTGACGGCGGGCACCGAGATCGCGACGATCAGCGACGTCAGCTCGATCAAGCTCGACTTCACCGTGCCCGAGCGCTTCATCTCGGCGATCGAGACCGGGCAGAACATCGAGGCGCGCGCCGCCGCGTGGCCGGGCGAGGTGTTCCGCGGCACCGTCGAGGGCGTCGAGCCGCAGGTCGATCCCATCACCCGCTCGGTCGCGATCCGCGCGCTGCTGCCGAACCCGGACCGGCGCCTGCGCCCCGGCATGTTGCTCACCGTCTCCATCGTCACCAATCCGCGCGACGCGCTCGCCGTTCCGGAGCTGGCGCTCGTCGCGCAGGGCGACCGCCAGTTCGTGTTCAGGCTCGACGACAAGAACGTCGCGAACCGCGTGCCGGTCGAGGTCGGTATGCGCGCGGGCGGCATGGCGGAGATCACCGGCGGCCTCAAGCGCGGCGACCGCATCGTCGCCGACGGCGTCGTCAAGGTGCGCGATGATGCCGAGGTGAGGCCGGTGTTCCCCGGCGAGCCCGAAGGCGCGACCACCGGCGCGCTCTCCGGCGCCGCGGCGGGCGCAGGCAAGTCGCGATGATCCTCTCCGATGTCTCGGTCAAGCGCCCGGTGTTCGCAGCTGTCGTCAGCCTCGTCATCGTGCTGGCCGGCGCCATTGCCTTCTTCTCGCTCCCGGTCCGCGAATATCCGGCCATCGAGCCGCCGATCGTCTCGGTCGAGGTCGCCTATCCCGGCGCCGCCGCCAGCGTCGTCGAATCGCGCATAACCCAGCTCGTCGAGGACCGGATCGCCGGCGTCGAGGGCATCGAGATGATCCGCTCGCGTTCGCGCGACGGCGTTGCCGACATCACCATCGAGTTCTCCGCGACGCGCGACGTGGACGACGCCGCGAACGACATCCGCGACCGCGTCGGCGGCCTTGCCGACGACCTGCCGGACGAGGTGATCCCGCCGGAAATCCGCAAGGTCGACGTCGACTCGATGCCGATCCTCTGGATGCACCTCTCGGGCGAGGAGCGCGATCCGCTCTGGCTCGCCGACTATGCGGACCGCATCCTCGTCGACCGCTTCTCCTCGATCGACGGCGTCGCGCGCGTGCAGGTCGCAGGCCTGTCGCGGCCCGCGATGCGAATCTGGCTCGACCGCGAGAAGCTCGCCGCCTACCGGCTGACGCCGAACGACATCGAGAGCGTGCTGCGTGCGCAGAACGTCGAGCTGCCCGCCGGCCGTATCGAGGCGGAAACGCAGAACCTCACGGTCCGCGTCGCCCGCGCCTACAGCAAGGTGGACGATTTCCGCGGGCTCGTCGTCTCGCGCGGCGCGGACGGGCATCTCGTCCGCCTCGGCGACGTCGCGCGCGTCGAGGTCGGGCCGGAGAACCCCTACAGCTTCTTCCGTTCGAACGGCAAACCGGGCGTCGGCATCGGCATCGTCCGCCAGTCGGGCGCGAACACGCTCGCGGTAGCCGAGGAGGTCAAGGCGCGGATCGAGGAAACGAAGAAGATGCTGCCCGCAGGGGTCAGCATCGACGTGTCGAACGACAGCTCGGTCTTCATTTCGGAGGCCATCAAGAACGTCTGGCAGACGCTCGCCGAGGCGTCGATCCTCGTCATCCTCGTCATCTACCTGTTCCTCGGCTCGCTGCGCGCGACCGTGATTCCGGCCGTCACCGTGCCGATCTGCCTGATCGCCACCTTCGCCGTGCTCTGGGCGCTCGGGCTGTCGATCAACCTTCTCACGCTGCTCGCGCTGGTGCTCGCCATCGGCCTCGTCGTCGACGACGCCATCGTCGTGCTGGAGAACATCTACTACCGCATCGAGCACGGCGAGACGCCGCTCGTCGCCGCCTATGAGGGCGCGCGGCAGGTCGCGTTCGCCGTGATCGCGACGACCGCCGTGGTCTGCGCGGTGTTCGTGCCGATCATGTTCCTTGCCGGGAACACCGGCCTCTTGTTCCGCGAGCTCGCCGCGGCGATGATCGGCGCGGTCGCCTTCTCGGGTTTCATCGCGCTGACGCTGACGCCGATGCTCTGCTCGAAGATGCTCACCGCGGAAACGGGCAGCAACCGCATGACGAAGTGGGTCGACGCGCGTTTCGAACGCCTCTCGGCCGCCTACGACCGCGCGCTCGGCCGCCTGCTGGGCCGCCCGCTGCTGATCGGCGGCATTTCGGCCACGGTCGTCGCGGCCTGCGTCGCGCTCGCGACGACGCTGCCCTCCGAGCTTGCGCCGCTCGAGGACACCGGCAACCTGCAGGTGAACGCGACCGCCGCGGAAGGCACCGGCTACGAGCAGATGGTCCGCTACATGGAGGACCTGCAGGCCCGCGTGCTGCCGATGATCGACGACGGCCCGATCCGCCGCATGGTGGTGCGCGCGCCCGGAAGCTGGGGCACGACCGAGGACTTCTCCAACGGCCGCATCACCGTGTTCCTGAAGGACTGGTCGGAGCGCAAGGAGACGACGGCGGAAGCCGCGCAGATGATCCAGAAGGCGCTGGAGGACTATCCGGGCGTCCGCACCTTCGCATCGGGCGGGCAGACGCTCGGCGCGAACCGCGGCGGCCGCCCGATCCGCTTCGTCATCGCAGGCGCGACCTTCGAGGAACTGGCCCGCGCCCGCGACGCGATCATGGACGCCGCCGCCGCCTATCCCGGCATCGAGAACCTCGAGGCCGACTACAAGGAGACGAAGCCGCAGCTCCTCGTCGACATCGACACGACGCGCGCCGGCGACCTCGGCGTTTCCGTGAGCGACATCGGCCGCACGCTGGAGACCATGATGGGCTCGCGGCGCGTCACCACCTACATCGACCGGGGCGAGGAATATCGCGTCATCGTGCAGGCCGAGCCGAAGGACCGGCTGACGCCGCAGGACCTCTCCAACGTCTACGTCCGCTCGCGCACGGGCGACGTCATTCCGCTGTCGAACCTCGTGACGCTGCGCAGCTTCGCGGACGCGGGCGAGCTCGGCCACTTCAACAAGCTCCGCGCCATCACGCTCGAAGGCTCGGTGGCGCCCGGCTATTCGCTCGGGCAGGCGCTCGACTGGCTGGAGGCGGAAGCCTCGACGCTGCCGGAAGTCGCGGCCATCGGCTACGACGGCGAAAGCCGCGCCTTCAAGCAGACGGGCGGCGCGATCTGGGGCGTGCTCGGCGTCACCATCCTGCTCGTGTTCCTCGTGCTCGCCGCGCAGTTCGAAAGCTGGGTGCATCCGGGCGTCATCGTGCTCGCCGTGCCGCTCGCGGTCGGCGGCGGGCTGCTCGGCCTCGTCGTGATGGGCCAGTCGCTCAACCTCTACAGCCAGATCGGCATCGTCATGCTCGTTGGGCTCGCGGCCAAGAACGGCATCCTCATCGTCGAGTTCGCCAACCAGCTTCGCGACCAGGGCGTCGCGTTCGACGACGCCATCCGCCGCGCCGCCGTGCGCCGCCTGCGCCCCGTCATCATGACCTCGATCGCCACGGTGGCCGGCGCGGTGCCGCTGATGCTGGCGAGCGGAGCGGGCGCCGCCTCACGTCAGGCGATCGGCACCGTCGTCGTCTGGGGCGTCAGCCTCGCGACGCTGCTCACGCTGTTCGTCATCCCCGTGTTCTACAGGCGGCTCGCCCGGGGCACCGGCTCCCCGCTCGCCGTGACGCGCAGGCTGGAGGAGGAGCGCGGCGCCGCGCCCGCCCCGGCCCCCGCCGAATAAAGCACGGTTGAAACCGGCCGCATGACCGCCATATTAGGCGCGAGAGCACAGCTGAAGGCGCCCCGACCCATGCAGTCCAAAAACCGCTTCTTCGACGATTTCTCGCGCATGGCGACCGGCGCGATGGGTTCGCTCGCCGGCATGGGCCGCGAGATGGAGGCGGGCTTCCGGGCTCGCATGGAGGATTTCATCGCCGGTCTCGATCTCGTGAAGCGCGAGGAATTCGAGGCCGTGAAGCAGATGGCCGCGAACGCCCGCGCCGAGAACGAGGAACTGAAGGCGCGAATCGCGAAGCTCGAAGCGGCGGCGGGAACGGCGCCCGCAAAACCGGCCCCGGCGCGCAAGCCCGCGGCGAGGAAGGCCGCGAAATCAGCGACCGCCGCCTGATATCCACAGCAATTTCGCGAGAACCGGCACGCAGCGTCTTGCGTGCCGCGGACGGGCATCGCACCATATGTAGTGCAGGGCTGAACTCTGGTGGACAAGGGATTGACCGAACTCGAACTTGAAATGGCCCAGGCCACGGCAGCGCCGCTCGACATGCTCGAGCATTATTTCGGCGCGCACGGCTGGTCCTTCGAGCGCGCCAGCGACGAGGAGCTCATCGCCCGCGTCGAGGGCAGCTGGACGACGTACCAGCTGCGCGCGCTCTGGCGCGAGGAAGAGCGCGTCCTCCAGTTCATTGCCATGCCCGACATCCGCGTGCCGGAAAACCGCCGCGCCGCCGTGTGGGAAGTGCTCAGCCTCATCAACGAGCAGCTCTGGCTCGGCCATTTCGAGATGTGGTCGACGGACGGCACGCTGCTGTTCCGCCACGCCTCGATGCTGGAAAGCGCCGACGAGGACAGCGGCCTGTCGCTCGCGCAGGCCGAAACGCTGGTCGAGGCCGCGGTCGACGAGTGCGAGCGCTACTATCCCGTCTTCCAGTTCATCCTCTGGGCCGGCAAGACCCCGCGCGAGGCGCTCGACGCCGCGCTGATCGACACGGTCGGCGAGGCCTAGGAGACCGGTCCGGTGGGTGCGGGCGCGGCCGCCGGCGCAAACTGCGCCTTCCCGTCCGCGTCGAACGTGACGTCATAATCCGTCGTCAGCACGCCATTCACGATCTGCCCGGCCTTGAGCTTGGCATTGTTGCCCGGCGCGAACGGCGCGTAGAACGGCGCGAGGACCCAGCGCAGCGCATCGTCGGACTTGCCGCCGGTCCCGACCTCGCTGAGATCGCCGGTGATCGGCAGTTGCCGGCCGTTCGCCTCCAGATACGTGAGGCGCGCGGTCATCTTCCCGCGTCCCCCGCCCGCCTCGCTGCCCTTCGCCTCCGTGACCTCGCCGAGCGCTTTCGCCCCCACCGCGAGCAGCACGCGCCCCTCCACGACGAGCGGCTGGTTCAACCGGAGCACGACCGGCGTTCCGGCAACCGCGTTCCGCGTGCTGACTTCATTCAGCACCATCAACTCCAGCACCGTGCCTTGCGGCACCCGCACGGCCTGCGCCTCGGCAAATCCCGCCGTGCAGAGCGCAAGCAGCCCTGCAATGCCTGTCGGACGCGCCATTCGATCCCCTCCCCCCGTCAAAATGATCATGTTCCGCCGCCGTGACGATTGCAATCGCCCCCGGTGGAGAGGATGGATTACCGTCGCGGCACGTAACCGCCGCTCGAGTCGGGGTTCTGTTCCGGGGGAGGAATCGTCATGCTGCGCGTTGCAAGCCTTGCGCTCGTCTGCACCCTGTCCGTCGGCGCCGTTTCCGCCGAGGCCAAGGACAAGACGGCAAAGACCTATGTCGTCGTCAATGAAGCCGTCGGCGTTCCCGTGTTCCCGTATGACATCACCGACCGCCCGTATGAAGTGATCGGCGAGGTGAAGGCCGAAATCCGCAAGGCGACGATCTTCAGCAAGGAAGCCAGCCAGGAGAAGATCTACCGCGAGCTTTGGGAGCGCGGCGAGAAGCTCGGCGCCGATGCTGTCATCAAGGCCGGCTACGGCGATTCCCGCGTCACGCTGATGAGCTGGGGCAGCACGGCCGCCACCGGCACCGCGATCAGGTTCGTCGCTGCGGCAGCCACGCCCGAACCTGCCGCCGCTGAAACCGCAGAGACGGTCGTCCCCGCATCCGCCGAGGACGCATCGGCAGCGGATACGGCTTCCGAAGCGGAGGAAGCCCCGCCGCCGGAACCGGCGGAGGACGCCGCGTCGCCGCAGTAGGCGCCGGGCGGAGATACCGGCGTTCCGGCATCTCCGCCTTCGCGGATACAGACGTTCAGGCCGCGCGGCGGCGCATCAGGCCGAAACCGGCAATGCCGATTCCGAGCAGGCCGAGCATTCCCGGTTCCGGCACGCGCGTCGGCAGAACCTGTATGTCGCTCGCGGCCACCTCGCCGTTGTCGCCGACCTCGCCGATATAGAGGAAATATCCGAGGCCCGAGATCGCCGAGGTCAGGTTGAAGGCGATCACGCCGTTGTCGCCGAGGCTGATGAAGCCGTCCGGCGTCACCGTGCTCGACTCTCCGTCGAACGCGCCGAGCGTCGCGACGCCGTTGTCGAGGCCCGTGCCCGCTGCATTCGTGCCGAACAGTTTCGGATCGGCCGGTGCCGCCTGCGTTCCCGGCGTGAACACCACGCTGCTGCCGAGGAACGAGAACACGTCGAGACCCGCGGCCGCGGCAGCGCACGCCGCCGTCGCGCAGTCGGTCGCCGAAATCTTGATCGCATCGAGATCGAAGCCCGAGAACTGTCCCGGCGACGAGCCGCTCGGCAGACCGCTGTCGCGGATGATGATGGAGGCAATGATGCCGTCGATCGTCGAAAGATCGGCCTTGAAGACCGCCGTATTGGCAATGTCGCCGCCGGTCACGCCGTCCAGCTTCGTGAACGAGAGGGGGACCGCCTGTGCGCTTCCCGCGATCAGCATCGCGGCGAGAACGCCGCCCGTCATTTGTACGCGCATGTCTGTTCCTTCCGATGTCTGTCCCAAAGCGACTCAGGCAACATCGTCCGGCACAACGCAAACCGCGTGCCACTATGGTTAACGCCGCGAATCCAGCGTCTTGCAGAAACCGGAATCCGGAAGTGTCAAGCAGGCCGACGAATCGTTACGTAACGATCTCAATCGGTTAGCGCCGCCTTCAGCAGTTCGTTCACCACTTTCGGGTTGGCCTTGCCGCCAGTCGCCTTCATCGTCTGACCGACGAAGAAGCCGAACAGCGCCTCCTTGCCGCCCTTGTATTCGGCGACCTTGTCGGCGTTCTTCGCCAGAACCTCGGCGATCGCCGCCTCGATGGCGCCGGTGTCGGAGACCTGTTTCAGGCCCCGTTCCTCGACGATCTTTTCGGGGTCGCCGCCGGTTTCCAGCATGATCTGGAACACGTCCTTGCCGAGGCGGCCCGAAAGCGTGCCGTCGCCGATCAGCGCGAGCAGCGAGGCGGCCTGCTCCGGCGTGATCGGGCTGTCCGCGATGTCCTTGCCGAGCGTGTTGAGCGCGCCGTAGAGGTCCGAGATCACCCAGTTGGAGGCCGCGCGCGCCACGTCGGGCAGGCTCTTGCCCTGCTTTTCGGCCGTCAGCGCCAGCAGCCGCTCGAACCAGTCGGCAGATTCCTTCTCCGCCGTCAGCACGCTGGCGTTGTAGTCGCTGATGCCGAGGTCGCGCACGTAGCGCGCGTGCTTCGCGTCCGGGAGTTCCGGCAGCTCGGCGCGACGCGCTTCGATGAACGCATCATC
Coding sequences:
- a CDS encoding efflux RND transporter periplasmic adaptor subunit, translating into MSISRHVAFALAVVLAACGGQKGSGEGRAPTVVGGVVEPTRFVDSIDAVGTAYARESTTLTSTVTERVDSLRFTDGAYVQAGTVIAVLRAVEQTADLASAEARSRETQQQLDRLRELQQRGFATNASIDAQIAARDQARAQASAIRAQIGDRIIRAPFSGVVGLRRLSPGSVVTAGTEIATISDVSSIKLDFTVPERFISAIETGQNIEARAAAWPGEVFRGTVEGVEPQVDPITRSVAIRALLPNPDRRLRPGMLLTVSIVTNPRDALAVPELALVAQGDRQFVFRLDDKNVANRVPVEVGMRAGGMAEITGGLKRGDRIVADGVVKVRDDAEVRPVFPGEPEGATTGALSGAAAGAGKSR
- a CDS encoding efflux RND transporter permease subunit, which codes for MILSDVSVKRPVFAAVVSLVIVLAGAIAFFSLPVREYPAIEPPIVSVEVAYPGAAASVVESRITQLVEDRIAGVEGIEMIRSRSRDGVADITIEFSATRDVDDAANDIRDRVGGLADDLPDEVIPPEIRKVDVDSMPILWMHLSGEERDPLWLADYADRILVDRFSSIDGVARVQVAGLSRPAMRIWLDREKLAAYRLTPNDIESVLRAQNVELPAGRIEAETQNLTVRVARAYSKVDDFRGLVVSRGADGHLVRLGDVARVEVGPENPYSFFRSNGKPGVGIGIVRQSGANTLAVAEEVKARIEETKKMLPAGVSIDVSNDSSVFISEAIKNVWQTLAEASILVILVIYLFLGSLRATVIPAVTVPICLIATFAVLWALGLSINLLTLLALVLAIGLVVDDAIVVLENIYYRIEHGETPLVAAYEGARQVAFAVIATTAVVCAVFVPIMFLAGNTGLLFRELAAAMIGAVAFSGFIALTLTPMLCSKMLTAETGSNRMTKWVDARFERLSAAYDRALGRLLGRPLLIGGISATVVAACVALATTLPSELAPLEDTGNLQVNATAAEGTGYEQMVRYMEDLQARVLPMIDDGPIRRMVVRAPGSWGTTEDFSNGRITVFLKDWSERKETTAEAAQMIQKALEDYPGVRTFASGGQTLGANRGGRPIRFVIAGATFEELARARDAIMDAAAAYPGIENLEADYKETKPQLLVDIDTTRAGDLGVSVSDIGRTLETMMGSRRVTTYIDRGEEYRVIVQAEPKDRLTPQDLSNVYVRSRTGDVIPLSNLVTLRSFADAGELGHFNKLRAITLEGSVAPGYSLGQALDWLEAEASTLPEVAAIGYDGESRAFKQTGGAIWGVLGVTILLVFLVLAAQFESWVHPGVIVLAVPLAVGGGLLGLVVMGQSLNLYSQIGIVMLVGLAAKNGILIVEFANQLRDQGVAFDDAIRRAAVRRLRPVIMTSIATVAGAVPLMLASGAGAASRQAIGTVVVWGVSLATLLTLFVIPVFYRRLARGTGSPLAVTRRLEEERGAAPAPAPAE
- a CDS encoding PEP-CTERM sorting domain-containing protein, which translates into the protein MRVQMTGGVLAAMLIAGSAQAVPLSFTKLDGVTGGDIANTAVFKADLSTIDGIIASIIIRDSGLPSGSSPGQFSGFDLDAIKISATDCATAACAAAAAGLDVFSFLGSSVVFTPGTQAAPADPKLFGTNAAGTGLDNGVATLGAFDGESSTVTPDGFISLGDNGVIAFNLTSAISGLGYFLYIGEVGDNGEVAASDIQVLPTRVPEPGMLGLLGIGIAGFGLMRRRAA
- a CDS encoding YbjN domain-containing protein; the encoded protein is MAQATAAPLDMLEHYFGAHGWSFERASDEELIARVEGSWTTYQLRALWREEERVLQFIAMPDIRVPENRRAAVWEVLSLINEQLWLGHFEMWSTDGTLLFRHASMLESADEDSGLSLAQAETLVEAAVDECERYYPVFQFILWAGKTPREALDAALIDTVGEA
- a CDS encoding accessory factor UbiK family protein, whose amino-acid sequence is MQSKNRFFDDFSRMATGAMGSLAGMGREMEAGFRARMEDFIAGLDLVKREEFEAVKQMAANARAENEELKARIAKLEAAAGTAPAKPAPARKPAARKAAKSATAA